In the Nocardioides panaciterrulae genome, GGCGAACCTCGAGAAGGCGATCGCCGACCGGCCGCTGGCGGCGTCGACCACCGGCATCGGGCACACCCGCTGGGCCACCCACGGCGCCCCCAACGACGTCAACGCCCACCCGCACCTGGGCGCCCGCGGCCGGCTGGCGCTGGTGCACAACGGCATCATCGAGAACTTCGTCGAGCTGCGCACCGAGCTGGAGGACGCCGGGCACGAGCTCGTCTCCGAGACCGACACCGAGGTCGCCGCGCACCTGGTCGAGCGGGAGCTCGACGCCGGCGCCGACCTGACCACCGCGATGCAGCGGGTCTGCTCCCGCCTGGAGGGGGCGTTCACGCTGGTGGCGCTCGACGCCGCGGACCCGGCCCGGGTGGTGGCCGCGCGGCGGAACTCGCCGCTGGTGGTCGGCCTCGGCGAGGGCGAGAACTTCCTCGGCTCCGACGTGGCCGCGTTCATCGAGCACACCCGCGAGGCGATGGAGCTGGGCCAGGACCAGGTCGTCACGATCACCCGCGAGGGGGTCGGCGTGACCGGGTTCGACGGCCGCCCGGCCGAGGGCCGGCGCTACCACGTGGACTGGGACCTCTCGGCGGCCGAGAAGGACGGGCACGACTGGTTCATGCGCAAGGAGATCTTCGAGCAGCCGCGCGCGGTGGCGGACTCGCTGCTGGGCCGGCGTACCTCTGCGGGCCTGTTGCAGCTCGACGAGATGCGGCTCTCCGACGACGAGCTGCGCGAGACCGACAAGATCATCATCATCGCCTGCGGCACCTCGTTCTACGCGGGCATGGTGGCCAAGTACGCCATCGAGCACTGGACCCGGATCCCGGTCGAGGTCGAGCTGGCCTCGGAGTTCCGCTACCGCGACCCGATCCTGACCGCCTCCACGCTGGTCGTGGCGATCAGCCAGTCCGGCGAGACCGCCGACACCCTGCAGGCGATCCGGCACGCCCGGCTGCAGCGCTCGCGGGTGCTGGCGATCTGCAACACCAACGGCTCCACGATCCCGCGCGAGTCCGACGCGGTGATCTACACCCACGCCGGCCCGGAGATCGGCGTCGCCTCGACCAAGGGCTTCCTGACCCAGCTGGTGGCCTGCTACCTGCTGGCGCTCTACCTCGCGCAGGTCAAGGGCACCCGGTTCGGCGACGAGATCACCGAGGTCGTCGACCAGCTGGACTCGATCCCCGGGCACCTCCAGCAGGTGCTGGACGACGCCGAGAGCGTCTACGCGCTGGCCCGCGAGCACGTCGACTCGCGGTCCGTGCTGTTCCTGGGCCGGCACGCCGGCTACCCGGTCGCGCTGGAGGGCGCGCTCAAGCTCAAGGAGCTGGCCTACCTGCACGCCGAGGGGTTCGCGGCCGGCGAGCTCAAGCACGGCCCGATCGCGCTGGTGGAGGAGGGGCTGCCGGTGCTCTGCGTGGTGCCCCCGCGGGGCCGGGACCAGCTGCACGCCAAGATGCTC is a window encoding:
- the glmS gene encoding glutamine--fructose-6-phosphate transaminase (isomerizing); its protein translation is MCGIVGYVGEKQARDVVIEGLRRLEYRGYDSAGIALVDGGTISWAKRAGKLANLEKAIADRPLAASTTGIGHTRWATHGAPNDVNAHPHLGARGRLALVHNGIIENFVELRTELEDAGHELVSETDTEVAAHLVERELDAGADLTTAMQRVCSRLEGAFTLVALDAADPARVVAARRNSPLVVGLGEGENFLGSDVAAFIEHTREAMELGQDQVVTITREGVGVTGFDGRPAEGRRYHVDWDLSAAEKDGHDWFMRKEIFEQPRAVADSLLGRRTSAGLLQLDEMRLSDDELRETDKIIIIACGTSFYAGMVAKYAIEHWTRIPVEVELASEFRYRDPILTASTLVVAISQSGETADTLQAIRHARLQRSRVLAICNTNGSTIPRESDAVIYTHAGPEIGVASTKGFLTQLVACYLLALYLAQVKGTRFGDEITEVVDQLDSIPGHLQQVLDDAESVYALAREHVDSRSVLFLGRHAGYPVALEGALKLKELAYLHAEGFAAGELKHGPIALVEEGLPVLCVVPPRGRDQLHAKMLSGIQEVRARGARTICLAEHGDDTIAPYADVLVRLPQVPVLLQPLVAVVPLQLFACELATALGHDVDQPRNLAKSVTVE